The Globicephala melas chromosome X, mGloMel1.2, whole genome shotgun sequence genome contains the following window.
AACGCGGTCATACTCCCTTGACGTGATGCCCAGAGTCCGTGGACAGGCCCTCTTTTCCCTGTTCTTGGGGGAACCAGAACCCAAGGTGCTAATTAGCTTTAATCATTATCGTGACTGTACTTTGGCAATTGTAATCAAGGACTCGATGTCTGGTGGGGCTGAAATGAAGCAAAGGAACGGTTTGGATGGAAGAGCATCTGGGAGGGATGCAAAGCCTTGTTCCTTGATTCTATTTCCTGGAGCTTCGTGTCGTATCTCGCTGGGAACACCCCTCCGCACCCGAATTTAACACACCCTCTAACTGGGAaaatttccttagttttattGATGAAACATCTTGTTTGGCTAATTAGCTTTTCCACATCCTATTGAGCTGCATATTCTCTGACACGACCGGGACAAGAAACCGCCCAACCAAAtgccagaggagagaggggaagggtctGAGGCCGAACAACATGAGAGATACCTGCCGACCATCGAAGTTCCAACAGACGCCAGGCCCTGTGAGCTGCCCTACGCAGCTCACACACATCCCCGCAGCCCGAGACAGGGCTCATCACACCCATTCGCTTCACGGGTGAGGAACCTGAGGCCACGGGGCTGGAGAATCTCCCCAGGATCACGTGCTGGTAAGTGACGGCGTGGGGACCAGAGCCCTGGTCTGAATTCCTCTCGAGCCCACGCtgttcccacccaccccagcccgtGGCTGACCTTCTGACTGGCGATTCACTGCTCTTCTCAGTGTCACACGGTGTCTTTCAGTTGACAAAAAGCAGGCCCAAGAAAGGAAGGTGCCAAGGAGAAGCAGAGACAGTGTGGGGCTCGTCTGTGGCTTGTTGAGAGCTGACACCGCCAGGGGCTGGCATTTCTGGCCAGTCCCGGCACCTTCCCGTGTGACGGCGCCCTGTCCCTGCTCCTGCCCTGGGGCCCTCCTGTCCAACGGGAACCTGGCCGGCTGAGCTGCTCATGGCTGAGCCACGGGGAGGGAGGGACTGAGACTGCCTGGGACTGACTGTAAGGCCCCAGTGCCTACTGGGATAAGGCCCCTGCAGGAGCCTCCTCAGATACTGGAGGGAAGTTAACGCTGGCAGACACCCCGAGACCCTGGCGGCAGCGAGGGAGGGGAGCGGCTGGGGGGCCTCTGGGCTGGGGGCATCAGGGCGTGGAAGCcaagggcaggggctggagggcgAGGCTGGCAAAGGCAGGCCTTGGACGTCGCCAGGGCTTGTGCCTGCCCAGCTGAAGGGTCCCGAGACCCGGCTGAGGAAGACCCCACGGTGCCACACAAACCCACTGCCGGGGCCCGGCTGGCACCTGGCAGGGAGGGGGACCAGGAAGGAGGCAGTTCCTACGGGACCCAGGGGGCGAGGGAGGGCCCGAGGAGGGGGGCAGCAGGCAAGGCCACACAGGCAGGCTGGGCCCAAGGAGGCCCCAGCCTTTGGGCCCCTTCTGAGGAGCCACCGACGGCCTCCACGACAATTCGCAGCCTCCGAGGTCATGTCCCTACAGGAGGAACTGACCTGAAGAATGCTTTGTAAACCAGTTTAGAAGCATAAAGACCAGGGAGCAGGCCCGAATCTAGGCCCGGGAGCTCCATCCAGGATGCCAGTCCTTAGGCTGAAAGGCACCTCGGGCGATCCTCCTGCACACCCTCTTAGCTCTCCCCTTTCAGAAATAGGGCAGTGGCGCTCACAGAGGGCAGATGACCCTgcttagtggcagagctgggacagggACCTAGGATCCTCGCAGACGGGCCTTTCCAAGGTGCCACTCTGTCCGCTACACAGTGACTATGAAGGACAAAGTCGCCCACAACGGCCAGAGAACGCGCATCACCAAACCCACCGTCCTATCCTCCCACCTGCGGTGAAGACGGACGACTCTCACTCGCGTTTCGGCCCGTCCGACACCCAGACCCTCATCTACTTCCAAATGCACGTGGACGGGGGCTTCCCCCGGTCACGTCTAGGTCGGCAAGTAGGAAATTTCCTTGGGACTGAGTCCGTGTCACGCAGGCCCGTTCAAAAGCGTCGAAGCTGAAAGCAAACAAAATCATTCTATGTATCCTCAAGGTAACAGCGGGGACAGggccccgggggtgggggtgggggcaggggcgggcGTGGGGAAGGAGAGCAGGGCTGGCCTGGGAGCGCACCAGTGAAATGCCTGCTTTCAATGGGACAGGCTACACGCCGAAGCCCCAGATCAAGTCCTTCAAAGGGCAAGTACCCACGGAGACCCAAGGTGGACGTGGGAGGCCAGGATCGGGGGGAGCAGAAGCCAAACCACCCCACTGCGGAAAGGAAACAGGGCTTTCGAGGCAGCTTCCAGGGAGGCTGAATCCGACGGTCTGGGAAGGCGATGGGAAAAGGACGCACGCAGGTGTTCCAAAAGTGAGCGCTCTTGGGCCATGAGAAGGGCTTCTACGGGAAGAAATGGACGCTGAAGACAAGCCCTCTGTGATCCGCACAGGGATGGGGTCTGGGGGCAGGCAGAGCCCAAAAGGAGGCTCGATGGCCAGCGGAGGGCACGTGGCTATGCCCTCCCACGCGGCAtcgtgggcagggctgtgtctgagGTGCTTGGGGAACACTCGAGTTGAATGTGAGGTCGCGCACAGCCCTACTCTGGGGACAGCTTGACCTGGGAGGCAGGAAATCAGGACCCTTTGTTTGGGCCCATCTGAGCGGGACCGGCCAGCTGGCAGGAACAGCTGCAAGCGACCAGAGCCggaagggggatgggggtggggggggtgggcacCGACTCAGGCTAGGCCAACCAGCCCGCTAGGGAGCCCCATCTTCTGGGAGGGACAGTCGCCAGGGGCCCACGTGATCCCTGTGGTCTCAGTGGCAGCCAAGCTACGCCTCGCCAGGGCCTGGCCCTTGAGCACATCGGAAGCCAGCATGAAGGGATGGGAGTGGAGACAGGATCACGTTTCTCAACCCATCCGGGGCCTGGCCCCTTGAAACAAGGTGCCTGGCGGCAGACGGAAGTCTTTCCCGGGAACTTGAACCACACTTTTCGaggcttttagaaaaaaagacaCTTGGCCAGGGCTCCCTCTCCAGACCGCCTCGGTGACATCACGTGACAATAAAGAAGACTGCGACTTGAGCGGCTGGCTGCCCCACTACCGAGATTCTAGAGTCTTGCGGACAGTATTTACTGGGCATCCCCGCTCTGGTCCAAGGCATTTCTGCCCTGAGAGTTCAGTCATACGGTCTCAGGTGGAGAATGCTCCCAATCCAGACTGGCTCCATGGCTAGTCAGAGCAGCGATGAGCTGTGTACAGCCATGCTGGGCCCATCGGCTGACGCAGAGGCAGCAACGTGGGTCCCCTCTCGTGCGTCCCCGCATCCCAACGTGGATTCACGGGAGAGTTCGGAGAAGCAGGGCGACCAAGCCGAGAGCCCAGATCCCGTCTCCCAAGACAACCCGCCACCACAGGGCGCAGACTACGGTGTGGCCAACCAGAGTATTCTTCAGCTCTCCCTCCCAAGAAAGCTCTGGACGATGGCGGAGGAGCCCGCCTTCACCTCTGTGCGCTGGAATGACAAGGGAGATATGGTGATCGTCGAGGAAGACCTCTTCCAGAGGGAGGTTCTTCACCGCAGAGGCGCAGACAGGATTTTCAACACAGACAGCTTGACGACTTTCATCCGCCAAATGAACCGGCACGGATTCAGCAAAATACGCCTGACCAGCCACTCTCCAGGGAAGAAGAGGCTGATGGTAAAGTAGAAAGCCCTTCCGCTGCCCACGTTCTCTTGTTATTCGAACACCTCCCGGGGAGGCCAGATGGGCCACGTGCTGAACGGGTTTCATTTCCGAGAATAAGTTTCCTCACGTGAGAAGGCAGTTAAGGAAAGATGAGAAAGTAGAGCCTGTGGTATTCAGCCACAGCCCCTTAGAGGGGACCTGCAGGTGCGCCTACAGACCCTCTCGAGAGGCCACGAGATGTCAGGTAGCGACAGTAACACCTCGACCGAGGCTCGCCTCGGGGAGCTCTAGGGAGCGCACACTCCAGGGCGGAATAACCTGCCAGGAACTTAAAGAGACCTTTTCTCCACAGTCAGATAAGACCATTATGAGGGacgggggtgggcggggaggaGTGGGTATTTTCTCCCAGAATGGCTAAAGTGATTCGTTTCATTTCAGATCTTCTGCAACTCCAACTTTCAGAGAGACAAGCCTCTGCTCATCGAGAACATTCAGAGAAAATGCAACCTGGGAGCAACTGATCAGCCCGGGACCAGCGCAACAGCCCCGAAGGGAAAGAAGCCGGTGGCTGCCACTAGACGCTCCCCACAAATCCCTTACAACGATTCCACCACCCAGAAGAAAGCCCCAGGTGCTCAGGGGCCCAGCGCTACCCAGCCTCTCCTGTCCTCTAGCACGTGCTCTACGAGCGGGATGGGCCAGGGGACACCACGCCCCCAGTGAGCAGGGCGGCCTGAGCGGGCAGGGCACTCCCTGGAATGTCACTTCTGTGCCCCCGCTATGGCGCCAGGGAACTGCCCGCCAGCCCCACGGTTTACCCGGCTTATGGCTCGGAGATGTCTCTGTACAACAGCTGTCTCTCCCTCCTGCCGGGGGCCCTTTTAGCTACGTCCCCAAACAAGGTCCCTGAGGTGGACGAGGAGTAGGGGGGCTCCTCAGACTGCAGGCGTGCTCTCCGCCAACAGTGCAAGGACCACTGTGATCCCTGAGCTCGCAGGCCCCTGGGGACACACAAAAAGCCCCATCTCATAACCAAGAACCTACTTTTGTCTCTAATAAAGAAAAGCCAAGGTCCACGGGAGCAAATGAAGAATCGAACGAGAAGTGCGAGTCTTGTGTCCTTTCTAACTGTCCGTACTAGTCACACATCTCAGTGGACGGGCCCGACGAGGCTGGAAACCCACAGCCCCGGCAGGCTTTGGTCCCCGCCGCCCCCTTTCGTTTAGAAGCCGCAGCATTTCCCACGCTCAGCCACGGACGTGGCTCGGGAGCGCTGAGGCCAGCCCAGGACAGGCTGGTCCCTGGGCCTTGCCTGCTAGTCAGGAGGCAGCACAGCCTGGCTCCTGACCTCAGGGGTGTCACCTTCCATTAGTCATGCATCCTGAAGCAGAAGGAGCCTCCTCCTGGGTCCCCCTACGATGCCAGAAGTTTCTGACCCGCAGCTGAGCGTGTGTCCAGCCCACCATCCGGGGGCCTCCCAAAGAGGCCCGCCGGAAAGGAGGGCCATCCCACCCACCAAGGTAGGCGTGCACACTGCCGTCTGCCTCAGAAGAGACGGGCCCTTCCCAGCCGACACCTGGGGGAAAGCCCAGCACCTTCAGAGGTGACAACCCCTAGAAAGCTTGCTGACAAATGGCCCCAAACCCCACAGAGAAGTAAGAGGTTTCCACAAAGCGAGCGCCAGCCCTTTTCACTTTGCCGTCAGAGCTGTATTTAGGAGCCTGTCTTCGGACGTGAAGTGGCCGGGCAGCACGTCTAACACACACGCTTCGTGAGCCAAGGGACGCTTTACAACAGGGCCAGGGTCACCTGCAAGGACAGACCGCGCCCTCTTTCTGGGCCTGCGGTCCTCTCCCGCGTGCACGAGGCCCGCCACCGGCCTTCCCCCATCGTTCGTTCCCCAGACGCGGTCCAAACATCTGGGAGTTCTGACCAGGCCAAAGAGGGGAAAACGCTAACTGGTCCCCTCAAAACACATCTCTCTCAACCACCCAGAACCAGTAGGGCCAAAACGAGTGGCACTGCCATCTTTTCCTAAAGGTCAAAGTCCTCGAGACTCTGTCGCTGAGCCCAGAGCGGCATCGCACGAGGAGAGTCCCAACCCCTGTCCCTGCACCAGGTGGGCACGTCTGCTTCCGTGAACAGCACGGAGCGGGCAGCGCTCCCCGGGGCAGGGCCGATTCAGACCGAACCAGACGTGCACGTCCAGGGCGTGAAGGCGAGTGGACGGTGGCACAATGAGCCGGTCTCTCGGTCACCTTCCTCTCGAGAGCGCAGTCTGGTCAGGCCTCCTGCCCAAAGGGGATCAGGTGCTCGGGGATGTCCACCTGGAAGACGTCCTTCCCGCCTCTCCCGGGGACAGGCTGCAGCAGCCAGCGGGGGTTGGCAAGCGCAGTCAGGTACTTCTGCTGCAGGTTGGGCAGCAGGGCTTGATTCTCCAGCTCCGCAACCTCGTTGGGACCTAAGTTTTCCGGGCACAGCGAAGTGTCCCCAATGTCAACCAGCCCTGTGCACAAAGACACAAGCACACAGATGGAGAACAAGGTGATTCAAAGTCACGACCGCTAGAGACCAAGGCCACGTCATCGAGGGGACCCGGGGTGAACTGGGTCCCTCTGGCCGAGCACTTCGCACCCGCCAACCTCGGTTCAGGGAATTGGGGGCGAggccgagggagggagggagggagggagggagagcaatGAAAAGGAGAGGCCTGGTCCCCCACAACCCCACCAAGGCCCGACCGCTGCAGGCAGCAGGTACAGGTCAGGAGGGCCCCGGGCCGCCGCTGCGGGGGGCCTACGGGCAATCAGGTCCCTGAGCGATCCACCGGGGGCCAGCGGTTGATGCGGGACCTGCCCCCGCCGGGGGCTTTAGGGGACTTCCTCAGGATGCGGCGGGCAGCGGGGGTGAGGCGGGTGCGTGAAGCCGGGCGGGCAGCCCGAGTCCCCAGGTCCCCCTCACACGCAGCTCTGGCTGCCGTGCTGCCTCCCGCGGGCTCTGCCACGGCGCGCACACGGACACACACGGAGGCGAGCGCCACGGGCAGAGCCGGACCCGCCTCTGCCTCTCAGAGCACAAAGggggactgaggcccagagtggcgGGGAGGGGACCTTCCCGGCCCCTCCGAAGGCGAGGTGCCTCAGGAAAACGAACCCTAACCCCACACCGACCGGTTCAAAAGAAAACGAGACGCCAAAGCCCCGGGTGAGACCCTGGGGGGCAGCCCCGGGAGGCGATCGTCACTTGCCGGCTATCACTCCGCGGCCGAACTTCTCCCCGTCCCGCAGCAAGGCCTGGATCTGCGCGGGGCTCATCCCCAGCCTCCCGGCCAGCAGCTCCCTCCAGGCCGCGTCCTCCCAGTCCCTGTGCGCGATGTGGACGGCCAGGGTGCGGTGCCGCTGGCCGCTCAGCACGGGCCGCCACCGCGTCTCCAGGGTCTTCACCCCATTTAAGACGAAACCCGCATAAGGCTGCCGGAAGGACAGGCAGCCGAACTTCATCTCCCAGAGCTCCCAGGGCCTCACGCGCCTGTGGAAACACAGAACCAGAACGGTCAAGCAGCCTGACGTGCCGGCCTCCGAGCTCATGACCCGTGGGCCTGACCTCAGCCCCGTGGGCCCCCCGGGCGCCAGCCCCTTCCATCCGTCTCCGCGCCCGTCAGCTGACAGGGGGTGCCGACCGGGGGGATCCGTCCATCAGATGGAGTCCGCGGGGACCTCACAAGGGAGGCCGGGACAGCGAGAGAGAGGCGTGTGGGCAATTCCACGACAGAGGGCACTG
Protein-coding sequences here:
- the EOLA1 gene encoding protein EOLA1 isoform X2, whose translation is MKFGCLSFRQPYAGFVLNGVKTLETRWRPVLSGQRHRTLAVHIAHRDWEDAAWRELLAGRLGMSPAQIQALLRDGEKFGRGVIAGLVDIGDTSLCPENLGPNEVAELENQALLPNLQQKYLTALANPRWLLQPVPGRGGKDVFQVDIPEHLIPFGQEA
- the EOLA1 gene encoding protein EOLA1 isoform X1, whose protein sequence is MVPGWCPSQVLAWRRNAHQCRRVRPWELWEMKFGCLSFRQPYAGFVLNGVKTLETRWRPVLSGQRHRTLAVHIAHRDWEDAAWRELLAGRLGMSPAQIQALLRDGEKFGRGVIAGLVDIGDTSLCPENLGPNEVAELENQALLPNLQQKYLTALANPRWLLQPVPGRGGKDVFQVDIPEHLIPFGQEA